GTAATTTTACTGCATAGTGGTTATACATTTTAGTAAACATATTCCttaagagttcatggaaaaaactGGATAACAGGATCTGGTGATAAAAGTTTGATAGAACAGTTTAGGAAGGACTTGTTTTTCTCACCTTTTTGGACCTCCAACAACGGCAGTACACAGCTTTATCTCCCAAATCCTCCATGTCAAAAGCATGCACTATCTTGGGGTTGTCTTTCTGGATGTGAAGGTTTATCATTGACTTATTGCGATGATCTTTAGCATAAAATCTTTTGTAAGCTAGATAACCAATTGCAGCTGCCCCAGCAGCAATGGTAACTGCTGCAATCCATTCAACTAGAAcagagaaggaaaacaggaataattgttaaaaccaaaatatacacTAATAATCTAACACAAATGTTCAGGAAATCCAGCTTTTGAGTATAAGCATCCCAGCAGTCAAAGGTTTTTAATGTTAACAAAATCACCAGAACACACTGGTGTAATGGTCCTTTGTTTAGACTTTCCCCAGCCCTGAATGAGGCAATTGTGTATTTTCTATTGAATGATGACAGCTAAGTTAAGATAGAAGAgggaaacttaaaaaattattttatagctggagaagaaaaaacaagtttCAATGATCTTTTTGAAAGTGTTCATAGATAGATTTTAAATAACATGTGAGCCTGCAGGTACCTAttgcttaaaaaaacaacaactgtgAAACATACAAATTTAGATTACaaacaagaccaaaaaaaaaaaaaaaaaaaattcaagaggtGATTATGTTAACAAAATGACTCATCAGAGCTCATTAAATAGCAAGATCCCTTCgtgattttaaaatgatttaatttacCAAAACTCTATTGCAACTACTGCATAAAGCACAACTACAAACCAAATTGATATccgaagaaaaaacaaaaaaggacacATAAAACAAAACCATCCTTAATGTTAAACATTCAAAGGAATATACCTAGCAGGATTCTAAGTTTCAGAGTCATTCAaaagtctgttttttaaaatttgaacgtgctttctcattattaaaataaaaatcagaatgtaCTAATTTCATATTCTGCAGAAAACATGATTAATATAATTACAGTTATACTCCCATTTAATAAATCCTAAATTTCTATTATCCACAAATGGATTATTATCTGAATTCTCTACaaacttcattttaaatttaatgacatTAATCTATTTTCTAACAATAAAAATTGTTTGTTTGACTAACAGGccatctatttattattattacgcAGCTTTCCAAGGAGTTCTTAGAAACCCAAAGGCTTAACAACTACCCCGGCTCCAGACAATGTTGGAGAGAAGAAAGGTGGGCATAGTCTGGTTAGCCTCAGCCTCAGAGGAGAGTTGTCTATTTCCAGCATGGAGCGGGCTGCAGAAGAAGTTGAACAAGGGTCAGGATAAACACACTGGACTGCTTCCCAGCACTTCCTGAGTCAGATCTTCACAGTGTTTGAAATAAGTTCCCAGACTATCGAATAAAGCCCTAGAGGGATAAGTACAAAAAAACACATTCCAAGGCCAAATGAAAACACATAACGAACAATTAACTTTATAGCTTATTTGCACTACTGAGTCAAATTTCCTATTTCACTAATGTAATCAATTACTATACCTAAATGTAGTGTCTTACATAAAATTGGAACTCAATCTTACAAATTCTAACAGAAAGGAACCACCATTCTCACACTTAGCACCTTTTACCTTGGTCTTCTCTTCTGGTTTATTTAGTAATTTAGTTTTTATCAAATGTTTCTAATTGGCATGTTCCTTGGACTCTACTTTTAGCCACACTAGTATTTTTCCTTACAAAGtaatttagattattttctttcccGTAACATTTCCATTCCACTTTGCTATAATCCCCTAAAATAAACAGTAATGTTTTGTGCTTCCCAGGTGTTTCATGACTGAGAAAACAAGTTAGTAAGTCCTTTGACAGCTTCAAACCTTTGGCTCCATCAGAGCATCCTTTTAAAACACACATTTTGTGTAGATTTGCCTTGAATTTTAGAGCTGCTTCATGGCATAACCCTGTGGTGATTCCAAGCAGGGCTGTGACTTTGCAGTGATTTCCAGCTTGATTCAGGATCTTCTTTTCTGATGCATTATTTACCATGGAACTTTCTTGAGAAACTATTCCCTGTCAGTAGCTATAGCAATCCACTTCTCAGCTAATGGAAGGCCACTACAAATGGCTCATGTACCTATCACAAAATGGACTAGAACACTGCTTTGAACAGTATATGCTCAATAATGTTTAGTACGAACTTAAAAGGGGGCAATATCCCAAAAGACAACTCCCTAAATGTTGCTGATCTTAGTAACACCTTACTTTTCAGGTGAATTATGAAGTACTCTCTTAACCTACTTGTTTTAATGGTGCCTGCATATTGCAAAAGTCCTGAGATTCAAAGAACAACTATAATTGTCCAATATTAATTTGTTTCATGGTACAAAAAGAGAATGCTATAGGAATTTCTATGTGAAACTCATGATAGATCAAAAGAATCTTTCATCAATAAAACATTCTCCTCCTgttctcatttctcattttaccAGCTGAATCCAtatggtgacttttttttttttctttttttggtgcctggctggtatggagatccgaacccttgacttcgGTGTTTtaacaccacgctgtaaccaactgagctaattggccagacggacatttttttttcaagtctttttaCCTCCCCTGGACTTTTTGATAGTGGGAGAAATGACAGAATAATCAACATGGAAAACAGGCAACACCAAAGACATCATTGAAAGAAGTGGGAGCTGACTCTAGATATTACCCAAGAGTGGCTGCCCCACGAGGAATCACTGTGACTGTACTTCTTGTAAGGGTCCCTTAGGACCCTATGCAAATGTCACAGTACCATACATGTGCTAGGAAAACAGTTTTGTATGTGCTTCGGATGAGTTTTTTAGAATCCCAGAGCTAGATAAGGTCTTAAGAAaagaacttctatttttttttcccttcccaaaTCCTAATTCTTTAATCTCTTTAGGGACAAATGTAAGAGTTCCCAGAAGTAAGAAAAATGTTgctattttatcatttcattattGCAGACTGAATCAGTCTTTTCTGGCAAAAAGCTGTGGATGCCACTGGCAACTCTagtgaaaagtaaaaggaaactATGCAGAGATAGACAAAAATGATGACAGTGAAAAATCAACAATTAGGATAAAGAACTCAAAACCtgagaaagtaaacaaataaaaataataaaatccaaataaCATTCAGTCCTTGATAGGGTATGAGCCTATTAAGAATAGTCACAATCTCAGAGACAACAAGGGACTTTACCAAGACGAGACTTTACCAATAAAGATATTTTAGTTGGGACCTTTTAGACACTGGCTCAGAATGG
Above is a genomic segment from Cynocephalus volans isolate mCynVol1 chromosome 7, mCynVol1.pri, whole genome shotgun sequence containing:
- the CISD1 gene encoding CDGSH iron-sulfur domain-containing protein 1, with the protein product MGLTNNSSVRVEWIAAVTIAAGAAAIGYLAYKRFYAKDHRNKSMINLHIQKDNPKIVHAFDMEDLGDKAVYCRCWRSKKFPFCDGSHTKHNEETGDNVGPLIIKKKET